The Hyperolius riggenbachi isolate aHypRig1 chromosome 3, aHypRig1.pri, whole genome shotgun sequence genome window below encodes:
- the FAM180A gene encoding protein FAM180A isoform X2 gives MSLKGALKKPRLVFFPSAHRVRRSTPEFLDPVLQKSLPEVELLYEFLTTGVNIDQKDRLTLRDPELCSLRKATIFDVLCNDIIPKSISDIRRLGDQLSKVPGPLKKEDFERTVLTMAYTALKSSMLDNEDQQRVWMESLTKLFVALRRDLMSLHNKDGQH, from the exons ATGAGCCTGAAGGGAGCTTTAAAAAAACccaggt TGGTCTTCTTTCCATCCGCCCATCGGGTGCGGCGCTCTACGCCTGAATTCCTGGATCCGGTCCTCCAGAAGTCTCTGCCCGAGGTAGAGCTGCTTTATGAG ttcctgaCTACTGGAGTAAACATTGATCAGAAGGACCGACTGACTCTCCGAGACCCTGAGTTGTGCTCTCTGAGAAAGGCCACCATCTTTGATGTTCTTTGCAATGACATCATTCCCAAGTCCATCTCTGATATCCGGAGGCTGGGAGACCAGTTGTCCAAAGTCCCTGGTCCACTGAAGAAGGAGGACTTTGAAAGGACAGTGCTGACCATGGCCTACACAGCCTTAAAATCATCAATGTTGGACAATGAGGACCAGCAGAGAGTCTGGATGGAGTCCCTCACAAAGCTCTTTGTTGCATTAAGAAGAGACTTGATGTCACTGCACAATAAAGATGGTCAACATTGA